In the genome of Mauremys reevesii isolate NIE-2019 linkage group 6, ASM1616193v1, whole genome shotgun sequence, the window CATCCACTGCCCATGCCCATTCGAACACTTATAACTTTCCTAAATCTGAGAATTCAAACAGGGCATGTCCTGTGCCTTATGCAAAAATGGAATATAAGAGAGCTTCAAATGACAGTTTAAATAGCGTCAGCAGTAGTGATGGCTATGGTAAAAGAGGTCAAATGAAACCTTCCATTGAGTCTTACTCTGAAGATGATGAAAGTAAATTTTGCAGTTATGGACAATATCCAGCTGATTTAGCTCACAAGATACATAGCGCAAATCATATGGATGACAATGATGGAGAATTGGACACTCCAATCAATTACAGTCTTAAATATTCAGATGAACAGTTGAATTCTGGAAGGCAAAGCCCCTCACAGAATGAAAGATGGGCAAGACCTAAACATATAATAGAagatgaaattaaacaaaatgaaCAAAGGCAGTCAAGAAGTCAAAGTACGACCTATTCTGGATATACTGAAGGTGGTGATGATAATCACATGAAATACCAGTCGCCTTTTGGCCAGCAAGATCCTTTCAGATCAAGAGGATCCAACAGTTCAGAACAAAACAGAGCAGGCACTTCACATGGAATGAATCAGAAAGTAAACCAGTCCTTGTGCCAGGTTGATGATTATGATGATGATAAGCCAACCAACTACAGTGAGCGTTACTCTGAGGAGGAACAACATGAAGATGAAGAAGACAGACCGACTAATTACAGTATAAAGTACAATGAAGAGGAGCACCATGTAGATCAACCTATTGATTATAGTCTGAAATACTCAACAGAAGTTCCTCCCTCTTCTCAGAAgccatctttttctttttcaaagagTTCATCAGTACAAAGCACTAAAACTGACCACATCTCATCAAGTAGTGGGAACACATCAGCCCCCTCAGCTAGCTCAAAGAGACCGAATCAACTTCATCCGAGTGCTGCACAGAGAGGGGGGCATGCTCAGAAGCCTGCCTCCTGTAAGACTCCCTCCATCAACCAGGAAACTATACAGACTTATTGTGTGGAAGATACACCAATATGTTTTTCAAGATGTAGCTCTTTGTCATCTTTGTCCTCGGCTGAAGATGAAATAGGGCGTGATCAAGCCACACGTGTAACAGATGCCAGTAACACTCTGCAGATAGCAGAACTGAAAGACAATAGTGTGACTCTGTCAACTGAAGGTGCAGTTAGTGAAGTCCCATCAACATCACAACATATTAGAACAAAATCCAATAGACTTCAGGCTTCCAGTTTATCTCCTTCTGATTCATCTAGACATAAAGCTGTTGAATTTTCTTCAGGTGCCAAATCTCCTTCAAAAAGCGGTGCTCAGACTCCTAAAAGTCCACCAGAACATTACGTACAGGAGACTCCACTCATGTTTAGCAGATGTACTTCTGTAAGTTCCTTGGATAGTTTTGAAAGCCGTTCCATTGCTAGCTCTGTTCAAAGTGAGCCTTGCAGTGGAATGGTAAGTGGTATTATAAGCCCCAGTGATCTTCCGGATAGCCCTGGACAAACAATGCCACCAAGTAGAAGTaaaaccccaccccctgctcaagcaGTTCCAGTAAAGAGAGAAACAGCTAAAGGTAAAGTACCTATTGCTGAAAAGAGAGAGTCTGGTTCTAGACAAGCAGCTGTAAATGCAGCTGTTCAAAGAGTTCAGGTATTGCCAGATGCTGATACATTGTTACATTTTGCTACAGAAAGTACACCAGATGGATTTTCTTGTTCCTCTAGCCTAAGTGCTCTGAGTCTTGATGAACCATTTATACAGAAAGATGTAGAGTTAAGAATAATGCCTCCTGTTCATGAAAATGACCATGGAAATGAAACAGAATCTGAACAGCCAGAAGATACAAAGGATAACCAAGAGAAGAAAGCAGAGAAGCCTACTGAAACAGAAAAGGATATACTAGATGattctgatgatgatgatattgaaATATTAGAAGAATGTATTATTTCTGCTATGCCAACAAAATCTTCACGCAAATCCAAAAAGCTTTCTCAAACAACTGCTTCAAAAATACCTCCTCCTGTAGCCAGGAAGCCAAGCCATTTGCCAGTATACAAACTCCTCCCTTCACAAAATAGATTACAGTCTCAAAAGCATGTTAGTTTTACACCTGGAGATGATATGCCACGTGTGTATTGTGTTGAAGGTACACCAATAAATTTTTCAACAGCTACATCTCTGAGTGACCTCACAATAGAATCACCACCAAATGAGTTGGCCAATGTGGAGAATGTGGGTACAAGAGCAGAATCAGGTGAATTTGAAAAGAGAGATACCATTCCTACCGAAGGTAGAAGTACAGATGATGCTCAAAGAGGGAAAGACTCAACTGTGTCTACCTCAGGATTGGATGATGACAAAACAGAAGAAGGTGACATTCTTGCAGAGTGCATTAACTCTGCTATGCCAAAAGGAAAAAGCCACAAACCTTTCAGGGTAAAAAAGATAATGGATCAGATTCAACAAGCATCAGCATCTTCATCTGTAAGTGGTAAAAATCAACCAGAAGGTGAGAAAAAGAAGCTAACATCTCCAGTAAAGCCTATGCCCCAAAGTAATGAGTACAGAGCACGCTTAAGAAAACACACAGAGCCAAAAAGTAATTTTAGTAATGAAAGAACCTATTCAGACAACAAAGATACAAAGAAACAGATCTTCAAAAATAACTCAAGAGACTTTAATGATAAACTTCCAAATAATGAGGAACGTGTAAGAGGAAGCTTTGCATTTGATTCTCCTCATCATTACACACCTATTGAGGGGACTCCTTATTGTTTTTCACGGAATGACTCACTAAGTTCACTAGactttgatgatgatgatgttgacCTTTCTAGGGAAAAGGCtgaattaagaaaagaaaaagaaactaaGGAAACAGAAACCAAAGCTTGCACTGATACAGAACAGACTTCAAATCAGCAGTCAACTAGTAGGACACAAGGTCAAAAACATCCAACAGGCAGAAGTCATCCTAAAACTTTGATGCAGAAGCAAACCTCTTTCCCACAACCATCCAAAGATATCCCAGACAGAGGTGCAGCTACAGATGagaaaatgcagaattttgcTATCGAAAATACCCCCGTTTGTTTTTCTCGCAATTCATCTTTGAGTTCTCTCAGTGATATTGAtcaagaaaacaacaacaacaaagaaagtGAACCTACAAAACGAGCTGAACCTCCTGATTCACAGATAGAATCAAATAGACCACAGGCTTCTGGTTATGCACCCAAATCATTTCATGTTGAAGATACACCTGTTTGTTTTTCTAGAAACAGTTCTCTTAGTTCTCTTAGTATTGACTCAGAAGATGACCTTTTGCAGGAATGCATTAGTTCTGCCATGCCTAAAAAGAAAAAGCCCTCAAGAGTCAAGAGTGAAAGTGAAAAGAATAGTTCCAGAAACATGGGTGGTATATTGGCAGAAGACCTGACACTAGATTTGAGAGAGATACAGAGGCCTGATTCAGAGCATGGTTTCTCACCTGATTCAGAGAACTTTGATTGGAAAGCTATTCAAGAAGGTGCAAATTCTATAGTTAGCAGCTTacaccaagctgctgctgcttcactgTCTAGACAAGCTTCATCAGACTCTGATTCCATTCTTTCACTAAAATCTGGAATTTCTTTAGGGTCACCATTTCATCTTACTCCAGACCAAGAAGAAAAACCCTTTACTGGTAATAAAGGTCCAAGAATTATTAAACCAGGGGAGAAAAGTACATTGGAAACTAAAAAAGTAGAGTCAGAAAATAAAGGAatcaaaggaggaaagaaagtgtATAAAAGTATGATTACAGGAAAAGTTCGCTCTAATTCAGAAGTTTCAAGCCAGTTGAAGCAGCCCCAGCAAACAAATATGCCTTCAATCTCACGAGGTAGGACAATGATTCACATTCCAGGAGTTCGAAATAGCTCTTCCAGTACAAGTCCAGTTTCAAAAAAAGGGCCCCCACTCAAGAACACAGCTTCCAAAAGTCCCAATGAAGGCCAGAGTTCCACTAGTTCCCCGAGAGGAGGCAAATCATCAGTGAAATCAGAGCCAAGTCCTATAACCAGGCAGCCATCTCAACAGGGTGGGTCAAGTAAAGGACCTTCTAGGTCAGGATCTAGAGATTCCACTCCTTCTAGACCTCAACAGCAGCCATTAAGCAGACCTCTGCAGTCTCCAGGTCGAAGCTCAATTTCCCCAGGGAGAAATGGTATAAGCCCTCCTAACAAACTATCTCAGCTGCCAAGGACTTCATCTCCTAGTACAGCTTCAACTAAGTCCTCGGGTTCAGGACGAATGTCATACACATCACCAGGCAGACAGATGAGCCAGCAAAATCTTGCAAAACAAACAGGATTACCCAAAAGTGCCAGTGGTATTCCCAGAAGTGAGTCTGCCTCAAAAGGTTTGAACCAAATTCTTAATAGTAGTGGCTCAAACAAAAAGGTTGAACTATCTAGAATGTCATCCACAAAATCCAGTGGAAGTGAATCTGACAGATCAGAGAGACCTGTTCTAGTGCGCCAGTCAACTTTTATTAAAGAAGCTCCAAGTCCAACTCTACGAAGGAAATTAGAAGAATCTGCTTCATTTGAATCTTTGTCTTCTTCTAGACCCGATTCTCCCACCCGATCCCAAATACAGACCCCAGTTTTAAGTCCATCACTTCCTGATATGTCCTTATCTTCTCATTCAACTGTACAGGCTAGTGGTTGGCGAAAATTACCTCCTACTCTTAACCCTTCTGTAGAATATAATGATGGGAGACCAGCAAAACGTCATGATATAGCTCGCTCTCATTCTGAGAGTCCATCTAGACTGCCAATCAATAGATCAGGAACATGGAAGCGTGAGCACAGTAAGCATTCTTCATCGCTTCCTCGTGTTAGTACTTGGCGTAGAACTGGAAGCTCTTCTTCAATTCTGTCTGCGTCTTCAGAATCTAGTGAAAAGGCAAAAAGTGAAGATGAAAAGCAACATGGAAGTTCTTTTTCTGGACACATACAAATTAAAGAAAGTCAAGTACCAGCAAAAGGGACTTGGAGAAAGATAAAGGAAAATGAAATTCCTCAGATAATGAGTAATCCTTCTCATAATTCCTCTTCAGATGCTACAAATGGTGGTGATTCAAAATCTTTAATTTACCAGATGGCACCTGCTGTCTCTAAGACTGAGGATGTGTGGGTGAGGATTGAGGACTGCCCTATTAATAATCCTAGATCTGGACGATCACCTACTGGAAATACTCCCCCAGTTATTGACAGTGTGTTAGAGAAGGGGAATGTGAATGGTAAAGATTCTAAAGATATTCAGGgaaaacaaaatgcagggaatgGAAATGGTCCTGTTCGCATGATGGGTTTAGAAAATCGCCTGAATTCATTCATTCAGATAGATAGCCCAGATAAGAAGGCAACTGAAACAAAACCTGTGCTGAGTAATCCTGTTCCTGCCTCAGAGACCAATGAAAGCATTATTAATGAACGTACACCATTCAGTTCCAGCAGCTCAAGCAAACACAGTTCACCTAGTGGAGCTGTTGCAGCAAGAGTGACTCCTTTCAACTACAATCCAAGTCCACGAAAGAGCAGTGCGGACAACGGTTCTGCTCGGCCATCACAGATACCAACACCAGTAAATAACAGCACAAAGAAACGAGATTCAAAGACTGAAAATACAGACTCTAGTGGAACTCAAAGTCCTAAACGGCATTCTGGGTCTTACCTGGTGACTTctgtttaaatacattttaaaaaatgatgtatAAGTGCTATGTAGAAATTTTGTTTCAAATGAAACTTTAAAAGACTGGggattggggttttttgtttgtttttgtaaataGGTTTGATTCTTGTAGAGGGTCCTTGTTCTGGAAGCCATATTTGATAGTATACTTTGTCTTCACTGGTAATATTTTGGAGGGATACCTGATTGATAGTTTGGAATAAAATTGCTACAAGCAAGTATATTTGTACAGTATGTTTTACATGTATTTAATTAGCATCCCATCCCATGATCCTTTAAATATTGCTTGTCTTGAAATAATGAACACTTACAGATAGAGATAATACAACTATATTGCTGTTTCAATCATTTCTAGATTACAAACTGACTAAACTACATCAGGGAAAATTTGGTATTATTTATGCAAAAAATATACTCAGTTTTGGTATTTGTGAATCCATCTAACCCTATAATTAATCATGTGGCTGTGAAATTCACAGTAATATGGTTTCTGCTGAACAAGCTTTCCCAGCCTGCTTTTCTGCATGAATGGAAATGATGGTTCATTTTCTGAAGTAATGATTAACATTTCTGTGGTCACATAATGTGCATAGATAGCTATAGTGTAACAATTTACACTTTCTTTGtgttctgcaaaaaaggaaatCTGTGTAACTGTAAAACCTTGAACAGAATTATTTTACCTGAACTAGATTTTATCTGAAAGTAGGTAGAATTTTTGCTATGCTGTAACTTGTTGTATATTCTGGTATTTGAGGTGAGATGGCTGCTCTTTTATTAATGAGACGTGGGTGATGTCTCAACAGAAACTAAAATGAACATTTCAGAATAAATTATTACTGTATGTAAATCTTGTTGTGTGTTACTTTTGTACTGCTGAAGAaatcaatatttcattttgagATGTCACCTTAAAATATGTTGTATAATGCACTTAAAGCCTGATCCAGCACGTCTTAGACATACCTCATGTTCTCTGGCTTCTATCCTCCATTGATATATGGTTTGTTAAAATGCATGTAAgggttgcaggattaggccctaggTCTTCTGTAGTCTATTTGCAGTTGACAGACTTTCACGCATCTCAGGTGTAAAAAGGCTAAAGGCAGAGTATATCTAGAAGCCAAGAAGTGTAGTTGTTTCACAACTGCATAGCCAGCAATATTGTGTGTATAAcatggagatttaaaaaaaaaaaaaagtatggttctttcttttttttttttttttaattgggaaaGTATGAAATTGGGCGTCTGACAACTTTTTATTCTGATTTCAAACTTCCATACATTTTGGATTTATTTGAAAAAATTAAGGGTCGGAGGGAATAAGCTCTAAGATATTAAATCTTCAGTCTCTTGGTTAAAAAATCAGATTTCGTCCTGAACTATGATATTCAATGCCTGAAGCCTTTTGAAGTGAAAAGCTTTGGTTTAAAGTAGAGATGCTTATTGCACTGTTTCTGAAGGAAACCCTCCGATAAATAATAGTTAAGTGCCTCTGCACAAATATATCGACATGTTTATGCACAATTGATCAAACCAGGAGTAGCAACTCAGCTTTTCTGAAACTTAACTGGTTTTTGTTATTACAAAATCATCAATCTAACTACTGGTATCAGGATTCAGGATCTCCTGGCATCAAGTGCCTTGAGGTGAGGCACTCATGCAAACATGTCAGTTTAACAGTATATGAGAGAGTTGTACTGACTATATGGCATTCATAGCCATTGCACTTGATCTACTGTTGAAATTAATCTATTTTTATCTTCAATTTTGCATATTTATGACCTGTACCATTTCAAAACATATGAGCCACTGCAGACAAAgcattcccattaaagtcaatctGGGCTACACTGAATGCAGACTCCAAAAGCCGTCTATGAAGGAGAGAatgttttaatttattattttgtacTTTCTCTCCCATCCCTTTTGTTTGCTGTAACATTCCTAGATATATCACTTATGTAGAAGTGTTGGTggatgtaataataaataattcccTTAATTTCAATAATATACTAAATGTGAGGTCTCAAAATACTAGTTCTCACAATGCCTCTGTGAGATAAGTACTATTATTCTAATTTTTCAGATATAGAAATGAAGATACAaagagaggctaaatgacttgctcaagtcacacaggaagtcttagAATAAAACCCAGAATTCCCAGTCTAGTATTTTAGCTGCAAGACCACATTTCATATCAAGGATGCAATTTTTGTGTCAGAGTCTTCTAATCAAGTAAGCTATATGAAGGCATACCACAATAGTACAGGATGTTCAGTTTACACTAGCCCAGTGTCTGATTCCTGTTAAATTAAATCTCATCCATATCATGAAACTAATTAACATTAAATGTGTGTATATCTAAATATACATTATGTTCAGCATCCATTATCCATGGACCCAGGAAGGATTCAAGCATACACTCTGGTTTCAAGGAGTTAACTCTAGCTTCACTTCCCTTGTACAGCTCAGCTATAAAAACAGCtgctggagagaaaaaaaaaatcagaaatcagGCTGTGGAAGCACATCCAGATGTTAGACAAACCCCAGACTGGGGAATTTTATTGTTGTGTATGTTTTACTTATTGGTAACCTGTTTTGATTTATGTTGCTATAGGTTTTCTCTTGCTCATTACTGTTGTGTTATTTCTGCTGAGCCATTCCACCAGCTTACTAGAGATTTAAAATGGAACCCACGTTGCCAGAATTTAAGACG includes:
- the APC gene encoding adenomatous polyposis coli protein isoform X1, with translation MAAASYDQLLKQVEALKMENSNLRQELEDNSNHLTKLETEASNMKEVLKQLQGSIEDEAMASSGQIDLLERLKELNLDSGNFPGVKLRPKMSLRSYGSREGSVSSRSGECSPVPMGSFPRRGFMNGSRESTGYLEELEKERSLLLAELEKEEKEKDWYYAQLQNLTKRIDGLPLTENFSLQTDMTRRQLEYEARQIRAAMEEQLGTCQDMEKRAQVRVARIQQIEKDILRIRQLLQSQAAEAERAPQSKHDSGSHEAERQNEGQGAAEISMATTGSGQGSTARMDHETASVMSTYSVPRRLTSHLGTKVTEDYKPQVEMVYSLLSMLGTHDKDDMSRTLLAMSSSQDSCIAMRQSGCLPLLIQLLHGNDKDSVLLGNSRGSKEARARASAALHNIIHSQPDDKRGRREIRVLHLLEQIRAYCETCWEWQEAHEQGMDQDKNPRPAPVEHQICPAVCVLMKLSFDEEHRHAMNELGGLQAIAELLQVDCEMYGLTNDHYSVTLRRYAGMALTNLTFGDVANKATLCSMKGCMRALVAQLKSESEDLQQVIASVLRNLSWRADVNSKKTLREVGSVKALMECALEVKKESTLKSVLSALWNLSAHCTENKADICAVDGALAFLVGTLTYRSQTNTLAIIESGGGILRNVSSLIATNEDHRQILRENSCLQTLLQHLKSHSLTIVSNACGTLWNLSARNAKDQEALWDMGAVSMLKNLIHSKHKMIAMGSAAALRNLMANRPAKYKDANIMSPGSSLPSLHVRKQKALEAELDAQHLSETFDNIDNLSPKTSHRNKQRHKQNLYSEYVLDSSRHDDGICRAESFNTSNVTVLSPYLNTTVLPGSSSSNRGNIENSRSEKDRSVDRERTMGLGSYHPATENAGNASKRIGMQISTAAAQIAKVMEEVTNMHIPQEDRSSGSTAEMHCLTEDRNALRRTSTAHAHSNTYNFPKSENSNRACPVPYAKMEYKRASNDSLNSVSSSDGYGKRGQMKPSIESYSEDDESKFCSYGQYPADLAHKIHSANHMDDNDGELDTPINYSLKYSDEQLNSGRQSPSQNERWARPKHIIEDEIKQNEQRQSRSQSTTYSGYTEGGDDNHMKYQSPFGQQDPFRSRGSNSSEQNRAGTSHGMNQKVNQSLCQVDDYDDDKPTNYSERYSEEEQHEDEEDRPTNYSIKYNEEEHHVDQPIDYSLKYSTEVPPSSQKPSFSFSKSSSVQSTKTDHISSSSGNTSAPSASSKRPNQLHPSAAQRGGHAQKPASCKTPSINQETIQTYCVEDTPICFSRCSSLSSLSSAEDEIGRDQATRVTDASNTLQIAELKDNSVTLSTEGAVSEVPSTSQHIRTKSNRLQASSLSPSDSSRHKAVEFSSGAKSPSKSGAQTPKSPPEHYVQETPLMFSRCTSVSSLDSFESRSIASSVQSEPCSGMVSGIISPSDLPDSPGQTMPPSRSKTPPPAQAVPVKRETAKGKVPIAEKRESGSRQAAVNAAVQRVQVLPDADTLLHFATESTPDGFSCSSSLSALSLDEPFIQKDVELRIMPPVHENDHGNETESEQPEDTKDNQEKKAEKPTETEKDILDDSDDDDIEILEECIISAMPTKSSRKSKKLSQTTASKIPPPVARKPSHLPVYKLLPSQNRLQSQKHVSFTPGDDMPRVYCVEGTPINFSTATSLSDLTIESPPNELANVENVGTRAESGEFEKRDTIPTEGRSTDDAQRGKDSTVSTSGLDDDKTEEGDILAECINSAMPKGKSHKPFRVKKIMDQIQQASASSSVSGKNQPEGEKKKLTSPVKPMPQSNEYRARLRKHTEPKSNFSNERTYSDNKDTKKQIFKNNSRDFNDKLPNNEERVRGSFAFDSPHHYTPIEGTPYCFSRNDSLSSLDFDDDDVDLSREKAELRKEKETKETETKACTDTEQTSNQQSTSRTQGQKHPTGRSHPKTLMQKQTSFPQPSKDIPDRGAATDEKMQNFAIENTPVCFSRNSSLSSLSDIDQENNNNKESEPTKRAEPPDSQIESNRPQASGYAPKSFHVEDTPVCFSRNSSLSSLSIDSEDDLLQECISSAMPKKKKPSRVKSESEKNSSRNMGGILAEDLTLDLREIQRPDSEHGFSPDSENFDWKAIQEGANSIVSSLHQAAAASLSRQASSDSDSILSLKSGISLGSPFHLTPDQEEKPFTGNKGPRIIKPGEKSTLETKKVESENKGIKGGKKVYKSMITGKVRSNSEVSSQLKQPQQTNMPSISRGRTMIHIPGVRNSSSSTSPVSKKGPPLKNTASKSPNEGQSSTSSPRGGKSSVKSEPSPITRQPSQQGGSSKGPSRSGSRDSTPSRPQQQPLSRPLQSPGRSSISPGRNGISPPNKLSQLPRTSSPSTASTKSSGSGRMSYTSPGRQMSQQNLAKQTGLPKSASGIPRSESASKGLNQILNSSGSNKKVELSRMSSTKSSGSESDRSERPVLVRQSTFIKEAPSPTLRRKLEESASFESLSSSRPDSPTRSQIQTPVLSPSLPDMSLSSHSTVQASGWRKLPPTLNPSVEYNDGRPAKRHDIARSHSESPSRLPINRSGTWKREHSKHSSSLPRVSTWRRTGSSSSILSASSESSEKAKSEDEKQHGSSFSGHIQIKESQVPAKGTWRKIKENEIPQIMSNPSHNSSSDATNGGDSKSLIYQMAPAVSKTEDVWVRIEDCPINNPRSGRSPTGNTPPVIDSVLEKGNVNGKDSKDIQGKQNAGNGNGPVRMMGLENRLNSFIQIDSPDKKATETKPVLSNPVPASETNESIINERTPFSSSSSSKHSSPSGAVAARVTPFNYNPSPRKSSADNGSARPSQIPTPVNNSTKKRDSKTENTDSSGTQSPKRHSGSYLVTSV
- the APC gene encoding adenomatous polyposis coli protein isoform X2 translates to MAAASYDQLLKQVEALKMENSNLRQELEDNSNHLTKLETEASNMKEVLKQLQGSIEDEAMASSGQIDLLERLKELNLDSGNFPGVKLRPKMSLRSYGSREGSVSSRSGECSPVPMGSFPRRGFMNGSRESTGYLEELEKERSLLLAELEKEEKEKDWYYAQLQNLTKRIDGLPLTENFSLQTDMTRRQLEYEARQIRAAMEEQLGTCQDMEKRAQVRVARIQQIEKDILRIRQLLQSQAAEAERAPQSKHDSGSHEAERQNEGQGAAEISMATTGSGQGSTARMDHETASVMSTYSVPRRLTSHLGTKVEMVYSLLSMLGTHDKDDMSRTLLAMSSSQDSCIAMRQSGCLPLLIQLLHGNDKDSVLLGNSRGSKEARARASAALHNIIHSQPDDKRGRREIRVLHLLEQIRAYCETCWEWQEAHEQGMDQDKNPRPAPVEHQICPAVCVLMKLSFDEEHRHAMNELGGLQAIAELLQVDCEMYGLTNDHYSVTLRRYAGMALTNLTFGDVANKATLCSMKGCMRALVAQLKSESEDLQQVIASVLRNLSWRADVNSKKTLREVGSVKALMECALEVKKESTLKSVLSALWNLSAHCTENKADICAVDGALAFLVGTLTYRSQTNTLAIIESGGGILRNVSSLIATNEDHRQILRENSCLQTLLQHLKSHSLTIVSNACGTLWNLSARNAKDQEALWDMGAVSMLKNLIHSKHKMIAMGSAAALRNLMANRPAKYKDANIMSPGSSLPSLHVRKQKALEAELDAQHLSETFDNIDNLSPKTSHRNKQRHKQNLYSEYVLDSSRHDDGICRAESFNTSNVTVLSPYLNTTVLPGSSSSNRGNIENSRSEKDRSVDRERTMGLGSYHPATENAGNASKRIGMQISTAAAQIAKVMEEVTNMHIPQEDRSSGSTAEMHCLTEDRNALRRTSTAHAHSNTYNFPKSENSNRACPVPYAKMEYKRASNDSLNSVSSSDGYGKRGQMKPSIESYSEDDESKFCSYGQYPADLAHKIHSANHMDDNDGELDTPINYSLKYSDEQLNSGRQSPSQNERWARPKHIIEDEIKQNEQRQSRSQSTTYSGYTEGGDDNHMKYQSPFGQQDPFRSRGSNSSEQNRAGTSHGMNQKVNQSLCQVDDYDDDKPTNYSERYSEEEQHEDEEDRPTNYSIKYNEEEHHVDQPIDYSLKYSTEVPPSSQKPSFSFSKSSSVQSTKTDHISSSSGNTSAPSASSKRPNQLHPSAAQRGGHAQKPASCKTPSINQETIQTYCVEDTPICFSRCSSLSSLSSAEDEIGRDQATRVTDASNTLQIAELKDNSVTLSTEGAVSEVPSTSQHIRTKSNRLQASSLSPSDSSRHKAVEFSSGAKSPSKSGAQTPKSPPEHYVQETPLMFSRCTSVSSLDSFESRSIASSVQSEPCSGMVSGIISPSDLPDSPGQTMPPSRSKTPPPAQAVPVKRETAKGKVPIAEKRESGSRQAAVNAAVQRVQVLPDADTLLHFATESTPDGFSCSSSLSALSLDEPFIQKDVELRIMPPVHENDHGNETESEQPEDTKDNQEKKAEKPTETEKDILDDSDDDDIEILEECIISAMPTKSSRKSKKLSQTTASKIPPPVARKPSHLPVYKLLPSQNRLQSQKHVSFTPGDDMPRVYCVEGTPINFSTATSLSDLTIESPPNELANVENVGTRAESGEFEKRDTIPTEGRSTDDAQRGKDSTVSTSGLDDDKTEEGDILAECINSAMPKGKSHKPFRVKKIMDQIQQASASSSVSGKNQPEGEKKKLTSPVKPMPQSNEYRARLRKHTEPKSNFSNERTYSDNKDTKKQIFKNNSRDFNDKLPNNEERVRGSFAFDSPHHYTPIEGTPYCFSRNDSLSSLDFDDDDVDLSREKAELRKEKETKETETKACTDTEQTSNQQSTSRTQGQKHPTGRSHPKTLMQKQTSFPQPSKDIPDRGAATDEKMQNFAIENTPVCFSRNSSLSSLSDIDQENNNNKESEPTKRAEPPDSQIESNRPQASGYAPKSFHVEDTPVCFSRNSSLSSLSIDSEDDLLQECISSAMPKKKKPSRVKSESEKNSSRNMGGILAEDLTLDLREIQRPDSEHGFSPDSENFDWKAIQEGANSIVSSLHQAAAASLSRQASSDSDSILSLKSGISLGSPFHLTPDQEEKPFTGNKGPRIIKPGEKSTLETKKVESENKGIKGGKKVYKSMITGKVRSNSEVSSQLKQPQQTNMPSISRGRTMIHIPGVRNSSSSTSPVSKKGPPLKNTASKSPNEGQSSTSSPRGGKSSVKSEPSPITRQPSQQGGSSKGPSRSGSRDSTPSRPQQQPLSRPLQSPGRSSISPGRNGISPPNKLSQLPRTSSPSTASTKSSGSGRMSYTSPGRQMSQQNLAKQTGLPKSASGIPRSESASKGLNQILNSSGSNKKVELSRMSSTKSSGSESDRSERPVLVRQSTFIKEAPSPTLRRKLEESASFESLSSSRPDSPTRSQIQTPVLSPSLPDMSLSSHSTVQASGWRKLPPTLNPSVEYNDGRPAKRHDIARSHSESPSRLPINRSGTWKREHSKHSSSLPRVSTWRRTGSSSSILSASSESSEKAKSEDEKQHGSSFSGHIQIKESQVPAKGTWRKIKENEIPQIMSNPSHNSSSDATNGGDSKSLIYQMAPAVSKTEDVWVRIEDCPINNPRSGRSPTGNTPPVIDSVLEKGNVNGKDSKDIQGKQNAGNGNGPVRMMGLENRLNSFIQIDSPDKKATETKPVLSNPVPASETNESIINERTPFSSSSSSKHSSPSGAVAARVTPFNYNPSPRKSSADNGSARPSQIPTPVNNSTKKRDSKTENTDSSGTQSPKRHSGSYLVTSV